The Candidatus Peregrinibacteria bacterium genome includes a region encoding these proteins:
- the rnpA gene encoding ribonuclease P protein component: MLIRNCAMALQKIYRMGASKMIDMVMKKGKRVQTPFFRVFLLPSRLSSHKIAITVSPKIEAKAVRRNRIKRRLSEAIRKVITEHPKISPTLAVFWGSQRIYDAAFEEIVREVEKSITD, encoded by the coding sequence TTGTTAATTCGTAATTGTGCCATGGCGCTTCAAAAAATATATCGCATGGGTGCTTCAAAAATGATTGATATGGTCATGAAGAAAGGAAAAAGAGTTCAGACTCCTTTTTTTCGTGTCTTTCTTCTGCCATCTCGACTGAGTTCTCACAAAATCGCAATAACTGTTTCTCCGAAAATAGAAGCCAAAGCAGTAAGGAGAAATCGCATCAAAAGAAGGCTTTCAGAAGCCATTCGAAAGGTTATTACCGAGCATCCAAAAATTTCCCCAACATTAGCGGTTTTTTGGGGAAGCCAAAGGATTTATGACGCAGCGTTTGAGGAAATTGTGAGAGAAGTGGAAAAATCAATTACAGATTAG
- the rpmH gene encoding 50S ribosomal protein L34 codes for MLSKGNKRKRAKRHGFLSRMQTATGRRVIRKRRSKGRHVLAG; via the coding sequence ATGCTTTCCAAAGGAAATAAACGAAAACGCGCAAAACGTCACGGATTTTTGAGTCGCATGCAAACCGCTACTGGGCGCAGAGTGATTAGAAAAAGACGAAGTAAGGGGCGCCATGTGCTTGCAGGCTAA